The Daucus carota subsp. sativus chromosome 2, DH1 v3.0, whole genome shotgun sequence genome includes a window with the following:
- the LOC108208223 gene encoding protein VACUOLELESS GAMETOPHYTES-like, giving the protein MSSTIKHFSHPEHELILKENDVIEDTATCYVCNRTVIGKPTYTCTSRHAAADADDIGCKKFYLHQTCAELPPHLFQHSMHNQHTLTLELCFVRTYCNSCDLQIKFAYRCRPCNSGICVACAFPGPSVEEQRELHHQGHQEHTLVLQRQALFKCDACWVKAEDYSYVCKTCDFWIHKKCALSPPIIAEPAYHHHPVTLIFSIPDEHLYFTRWCNICDDYIPVHSWMYYCQKCTYFVHMKCATAPASALNETEADGSDNPDLIEFPLHSVRGSTK; this is encoded by the exons ATGAGTTCAACAATCAAGCATTTTAGCCATCCGGAGCACGAGCTGATCTTGAAGGAGAATGATGTTATTGAAGACACGGCTACTTGCTATGTCTGCAACAGAACAGTCATTGGCAAACCTACGTATACCTGTACTAGTCGTCATGCTGCTGCTGATGCTGATGATATTGGCTGTAAAAAGTTTTACCTGCACCAGACTTGTGCAGAATTACCCCCACATCTTTTCCAACACAGTATGCACAACCAACACACCCTTACTCTTGAACTATGCTTTGTTAGAACCTATTGTAACAGTTGTGATCTTCAAATAAAGTTCGCTTATAGGTGTCGTCCTTGTAACTCTGGTATATGTGTTGCTTGTGCTTTTCCTGGTCCTTCTGTTGAAGAACAAAGAGAGCTTCATCATCAAGGCCACCAGGAGCACACACTAGTATTGCAGAGGCAGGCTTTGTTTAAATGTGATGCTTGTTGGGTGAAAGCAGAAGACTATTCATATGTATGCAAAACATGTGatttttggatccacaaaaagTGTGCTCTCTCTCCGCCCATCATTGCAGAGCCTGCTTATCATCATCACCCTGTCACTCTTATCTTCTCTATTCCAGATGAACATCTCTATTTCACCCGATGGTGCAACATCTGTGATGACTATATTCCTGTACATTCCTGGATGTATTATTGTCAGAAATGCACATATTTTGTGCATATGAAATGTGCTACAGCCCCTGCATCTGCATT AAATGAGACGGAAGCCGATGGCAGTGACAACCCAGATTTGATAGAATTTCCTCTGCATAGCGTACGTGGAAGCACTAAGTGA